From Kineosporia corallincola, one genomic window encodes:
- a CDS encoding type II 3-dehydroquinate dehydratase produces MTTVLVLNGPNLGRLGVREPDVYGHDTLADLAKACEEQGAELGLEVEVRQTDDESEMIGWVHGAVDAGSHVVLNPAAFTHYSYAVRDACAMVTKAGLVLIEVHLSNPATREVFRHTSVVSGVATGTIAGFGREGYLLALRAVAARS; encoded by the coding sequence ATGACCACCGTCCTCGTCCTCAACGGTCCCAACCTCGGCCGCCTCGGCGTCCGGGAGCCCGACGTCTACGGCCACGACACCCTCGCCGACCTGGCGAAGGCCTGCGAGGAGCAGGGGGCCGAGCTCGGGCTGGAGGTCGAGGTCCGGCAGACCGACGACGAGTCGGAGATGATCGGGTGGGTGCACGGCGCCGTGGACGCCGGGTCTCACGTCGTCCTCAACCCGGCTGCCTTCACGCACTACTCGTACGCCGTCCGCGACGCCTGCGCGATGGTCACCAAGGCCGGGCTGGTGCTGATCGAGGTGCATCTGTCCAATCCGGCCACCCGTGAGGTGTTCCGGCACACCAGCGTGGTCAGCGGCGTCGCCACCGGCACCATCGCCGGCTTCGGCCGGGAGGGCTACCTGCTGGCCCTGCGGGCCGTCGCCGCGCGAAGCTGA